In a genomic window of Erigeron canadensis isolate Cc75 chromosome 5, C_canadensis_v1, whole genome shotgun sequence:
- the LOC122598829 gene encoding ankyrin repeat-containing protein NPR4-like: MDMNSGQLLFTAAEMGNTRFVIELLRMFPTTINKRNNEEMTIFHIAIMRRNKEIYNLLYETGSQNSRISRWFDDNNNNILHLVAMTSNDTTQLQTVAGASILMQRELLWYKEVEKMVPPAFRNLKNKDGKTPYEIFSENNKELVSKGLKWTRDCMVVATLIITVAFAVVFTVPGGNNQDTGIPIFHRDASFLVFIIADAFSLFTSSTSLLVFLSILTSPHGQRDFLYAMPGKLMIGLVALFMSVAAMMITFAASFFVIYKNTYKWLPIVISVLAAIPVIIFAALQYPFVMDMFRSMFDSRYLFNTGKRVLYTNNKRL; this comes from the exons ATGGATATGAATTCTGGGCAACTATTATTTACCGCTGCAGAAATGGGCAACACCAGATTTGTAATTGAGCTTCTAAGAATGTTTCCCACAACCATCAATAAGAGAAACAATGAGGAGATGACAATATTTCACATTGCTATTATGCGCCGTAACAAAGAAATATACAATCTATTGTATGAAACCGGCTCCCAAAATAGTCGAATATCTAGGTGGTTTGAtgataataacaacaatattctTCATTTAGTTGCGATGACCTCAAATGATACAACACAACTTCAAACGGTGGCTGGAGCATCTATACTAATGCAACGAGAGTTACTATGGTATAAG gAGGTAGAGAAGATGGTGCCGCCTGCATTCAGAAATTTAAAGAACAAGGATGGTAAAACGCCCTATGAGATATTCTCAGAGAATAACAAAGAGTTGGTTTCCAAAGGCTTGAAATGGACAAGAGATTGCATGGTGGTTGCCACCCTTATAATTACCGTAGCATTTGCAGTTGTTTTCACAGTTCCTGGTGGCAACAACCAAGACACTGGGATTCCTATTTTCCATCGTGACGCTAGTTTCTTGGTTTTCATAATAGCAGATGCATTTTCCTTGTTTACTTCATCAACTTCACTCCTAGTGTTCTTGTCAATCCTCACATCTCCGCATGGTCAACGTGATTTCTTGTACGCAATGCCTGGAAAGCTAATGATAGGTCTTGTGGCACTATTTATGTCTGTGGCGGCCATGATGATCACCTTTGCTGCCAGCTTCTTTGTGATTTATAAGAACACATACAAATGGCTACCGATCGTCATCAGCGTATTAGCAGCTATACCGGTCATCATATTTGCTGCATTACAATATCCTTTTGTGATGGATATGTTTCGTTCCATGTTTGATTCTAGGTACCTGTTTAATACCGGGAAACGTGTACTTTACACCAATAATAAGCGGTTGTAA
- the LOC122600561 gene encoding pentatricopeptide repeat-containing protein At2g18940, chloroplastic produces MEGSTFLPNRPAFPLQLTKPTQSNPQHQQQRLGFNPTTLPPQPPSQSFPIDPLLQHLIHLSSPQKPIQSVKTSNTHFNSVNKSSRKPVFRKAHFKEPYISSVLTLDDPKLEMVQETDGDLDNGSLDFVSKDCKLILDCILEKSLSSLKLYLYSVEFKLKEVDLVSLLKGLDVVGNWEKALCLFEWVVENSKSSEKSFELDNKVVELMVKILGRESQHSVMSRLFDEFDVVQRLIDVRAITTILHSYSCSGKYQKAIDLFDRMKAVGLSPNLVTYNVMLDVYRKRGCSWDKILILLKEMKTEGLEYDEFTCSTVISACGREGLLEEAKTFFASLKAQKYKPGTYTYNSLLQVFGKAGMYLEALNILKEMEENSCPPDLVTYNELVAAYVRAGFHEEGAALIDTMTQKGVKPNAITYTTLIDAYGKCGKEDKALNLFKFMKLSGCVPNVCTYNSILAMLGRKSKSEEMMEILQDMKMNRVSPNRVTWNTMLAMCGNRDMHHYLNWVLREMKTCGFEPDRDTFNTLISAYGRCGLEIDANEVYQEMIKVGFNPCITTYNALLNALARKGDWKAAQSVILDMKNKGFKPSEASYSLMLHCYSKGQNLKGLELMAKEIYEGKIFPSWMLLRTLILANFKCRSLGGMEKAFQELQKRGYKPDLVIFNSMLSIYARNKIYDQARKTLNMIYNNGLQPDLVTFNTLMDMYARTGECWEAEEILKNIQKLGRKPDLVSYNTVIKGFCRHGLMDEARRILLEMTNNGIRPCIVTYNTFVAGFAAQGLFLEVNDVISYMMEHNCRPNMLTYKTIVDGYCRAKKYQEALEFVGNIRKNDSSFDEQNLQTLASLARANLVL; encoded by the coding sequence ATGGAAGGCAGCACTTTCTTGCCAAACAGACCTGCTTTCCCACTTCAATTAACAAAACCAACACAATCAAACCCACAACATCAACAACAAAGACTTGGTTTCAATCCTACAACTTTGCCACCACAACCACCTTCACAATCTTTCCCAATTGACCCACTTTTGCAACACCTTATTCATCTTTCATCCCCACAAAAACCAATTCAATCTGTCAAAACAAGCAATACCCATTTCAATTCTGTCAATAAATCTTCAAGAAAACCTGTTTTTAGAAAAGCCCATTTCAAGGAACCTTATATAAGTTCTGTTCTTACACTTGATGACCCAAAACTGGAAATGGTGCAAGAAACTGATGGTGATTTGGATAACGGGTCACTTGATTTTGTTTCGAAAGACTGTAAGTTGATTTTGGATTGTATTTTGGAAAAATCTTTATCTAGTTTGAAATTGTATTTATATAGTGTTGAGTTTAAGTTAAAAGAAGTTGATTTAGTTAGTTTGTTAAAAGGTTTAGATGTTGTAGGTAATTGGGAAAAAGCCCTTTGTTTGTTTGAATGGGTTGTCGAGAATTCGAAGAGTAGTGAAAAAAGTTTTGAACTTGATAacaaagttgttgaattgatggtgaagatattgggtaGGGAATCACAACATTCGGTTATGTCGAGGTTGTTTGATGAGTTTGATGTTGTGCAACGTTTGATTGATGTTCGTGCTATAACTACTATACTTCATTCGTATTCGTGTAGTGGGAAGTACCAAAAAGCTATTGACTTGTTTGATAGAATGAAGGCGGTTGGTCTTTCGCCGAATTTGGTTACTTATAATGTAATGCTGGATGTTTATAGGAAGAGGGGTTGTTCATGGGATAAGATATTGATTCTTTTGAAGGAAATGAAAACCGAAGGGCTCGAATATGATGAGTTCACTTGTAGTACGGTTATATCTGCGTGTGGTAGAGAAGGATTGTTGGAAGAAGCCAAGACTTTTTTTGCAAGCTTAAAAGCTCAAAAATACAAACCTGGAACTTATACTTACAATTCTTTGCTCCAAGTGTTTGGAAAGGCGGGTATGTACTTAGAGGCATTGAATATCTTGAAAGAAATGGAGGAAAACAGTTGCCCGCCCGATTTAGTTACGTATAATGAGCTTGTGGCTGCATATGTGAGAGCGGGATTTCATGAAGAAGGGGCGGCTTTAATAGACACGATGACACAAAAGGGAGTAAAACCAAATGCAATCACTTATACAACTCTTATAGATGCATATGGAAAATGTGGAAAGGAAGATAAAGCATTGAATCTATTTAAGTTCATGAAACTATCAGGTTGTGTGCCTAATGTTTGTACGTATAACTCAATTCTTGCAATGTTGGGTAGAAAATCAAAATCTGAAGAGATGATGGAAATTCTTCAGGATATGAAAATGAATCGGGTTTCACCTAATCGTGTAACTTGGAACACAATGCTTGCTATGTGCGGTAATAGGGATATGCATCATTATCTAAATTGGGTTCTACGCGAAATGAAAACCTGTGGTTTTGAGCCTGACAGAGACACGTTCAATACATTAATTAGTGCATATGGGAGGTGTGGATTGGAAATTGATGCAAATGAAGTTTATCAAGAAATGATTAAAGTTGGGTTTAATCCGTGTATCACAACCTATAATGCACTTTTGAATGCCTTAGCCCGCAAAGGAGATTGGAAAGCAGCCCAGTCAGTAATTTTAGACATGAAAAATAAAGGGTTTAAGCCTAGTGAAGCATCTTATTCGTTGATGCTTCATTGTTACTCAAAAGGGCAAAATTTGAAAGGCTTAGAGTTAATGGCAAAAGAAATATATGAAGGCAAAATCTTTCCAAGTTGGATGCTTTTAAGAACGCTTATTCTTGCAAATTTCAAGTGTAGATCACTTGGTGGCATGGAAAAGGCGTTTCAAGAATTGCAAAAACGGGGGTATAAACCTGATCTTGTTATTTTCAATTCCATGCTCTCAATTTATGCGAGAAACAAGATTTATGACCAGGCCCGCAAGACATTAAATATGATCTACAATAACGGCTTGCAGCCAGATCTTGTTACTTTCAACACGTTAATGGATATGTACGCAAGAACAGGTGAGTGCTGGGAAGCTGAAGAAATCCTCAAAAACATACAGAAATTAGGTCGAAAACCCGATCTTGTTTCCTATAACACTGTCATTAAAGGGTTCTGTAGACACGGTTTGATGGATGAAGCTAGAAGGATACTTTTGGAAATGACAAATAACGGAATTCGGCCCTGTATTGTTACATATAACACGTTTGTTGCAGGATTTGCCGCTCAGGGATTGTTTTTGGAAGTTAACGATGTGATTAGCTATATGATGGAGCATAATTGCAGGCCAAATATGCTAACTTACAAGACGATTGTGGATGGATACTGTAGAGCTAAGAAGTATCAAGAAGCATTAGAGTTTGTGGGAAATATTAGAAAAAATGACAGTTCTTTTGATGAGCAGAATTTGCAAACACTTGCTTCTCTTGCTCGGGCGAATCTTGTATTATAA
- the LOC122601093 gene encoding uncharacterized protein LOC122601093: protein MEICVPLYEAAITSDWEAAKVILDRHPELVRYAITPNGDTTLHIAVRAEATKQGEVFVEKLVDMMEIENLEIRNDSGDPAYMIAAVKGKVHMFKVILNKHKDLLSIFPTVTLAALETCAVNGNHDMTLHFYNVLEKTPLPFWGQVERCHFFLSCIHGDLFGKKIKFCIDTTI, encoded by the coding sequence ATGGAGATTTGTGTTCCGTTGTATGAGGCAGCAATTACTAGTGATTGGGAAGCAGCAAAGGTCATCCTTGACAGACATCCGGAGTTGGTACGGTATGCTATCACTCCAAATGGTGACACAACACTTCATATTGCCGTAAGAGCTGAAGCTACAAAGCAGGGTGAAGTTTTCGTAGAAAAGCTAGTAGATATGATGGAAATCGAGAACCTGGAAATTAGAAATGACAGCGGTGACCCGGCTTACATGATTGCAGCCGTAAAAGGAAAAGTTCATATGTTTAAGGTAATATTGAATAAGCACAAAGACCTATTGAGCATATTCCCTACGGTAACTTTGGCAGCACTGGAAACGTGTGCCGTTAATGGAAATCATGACATGACGTTGCATTTCTATAATGTTCTTGAGAAGACGCCCCTTCCGTTTTGGGGACAGGTTGAACGGTGTCATTTTTTTCTGAGTTGCATTCATGGTGATTTGTTTGgtaagaaaattaaattttgcaTTGATACGACTATATGA